The Lycium barbarum isolate Lr01 chromosome 9, ASM1917538v2, whole genome shotgun sequence genome has a segment encoding these proteins:
- the LOC132611908 gene encoding DNA topoisomerase 6 subunit A-like — protein sequence MAVVFGHLAFTKRGRHIIDCNGYGLRVPYNIDASDNIHSSDALFILLVEKSFNYSSLTLEGFCDRFPCILVYVDRPDVVAQLFFRKIHKDLNLPLFALVDSDPQGFKLLKFFSTYGCGGLTNNLTPLDIKWSGMRPSDLDKHGLPKLCRLPLPKRDTKILHKLLKNDFAKKNPEWANELTLMLKTKKKVEVGALSALEDISYLTTTYLPFKLQEQDWL from the coding sequence ATGGCGGTAGTTTTTGGCCACCTAGCTTTTACTAAACGTGGTCGTCATATTATTGATTGTAATGGTTATGGATTACGGGTTCCCTATAATATTGATGCTAGTGACAATATCCACAGTAGTGATGCATTGTTTATTTTGTTGGTTGAGAAGAGTTTTAATTATTCAAGTTTGACTCTCGAAGGATTTTGTGATCGATTTCCTTGTATACTCGTTTATGTGGATAGACCAGATGTAGTTGCCCAGTTGTTTTTCAGGAAGATCCACAAGGATCTCAATTTGCCCCTTTTTGCTTTGGTGGATAGTGATCCCCAAGGGTTTAAGTTATTAAAGTTTTTTTCAACATATGGATGTGGTGGATTGACTAATAATTTGACTCCACTCGATATCAAGTGGTCGGGGATGAGGCCCAGTGATTTGGATAAGCATGGGCTACCAAAGCTGTGTAGGTTGCCTTTGCCTAAACGAGATACCAAGATTCTTCACAAGCTGCTCAAGAATGATTTTGCGAAGAAGAATCCGGAGTGGGCTAACGAGTTGACTTTGATGTTGAAGACTAAGAAAAAGGTTGAGGTTGGGGCGTTGTCTGCGTTGGAGGATATTTCCTATCTGACTACAACTTATTTGCCATTCAAGTTGCAAGAGCAGGACTGGCTATGA